A genomic window from Oceanobacillus timonensis includes:
- the hisD gene encoding histidinol dehydrogenase, producing MSTYLKEGKTPSDIQEADTKVADIVRSTIQDIEDNGDKAIRNLSEKFDNWSPESFQLSQKEIEEICDSIPEQTAKDIAFAQNNIRQFAEHQKNSLKDLEVETMPGVILGHKNIPVNSVGCYIPGGRYPMVASAHMSVLTAKVAGVQRVIACTPPINGEIPATTVYAMHMAGADEIYILGGIQAMAGMAIGTESIQSVDMIVGPGNAFVAESKRQLYGRVGIDLFAGPTETLVVADETSDPEMIATDLLGQGEHGPTSPGALITTSKAIAEKTVKEIERQLTTLPTADVARVSWEDYGQIILAEDEQEALAEADRLAFEHVEILTKNPDFFLENMTNYGCLFLGPETNVAYGDKVIGTNHTLPTKGAAKYTGGLWVGKFLKTVTYQKVTSEEQSAYLGEYAARLCQLENFAGHAEQALLRVRKYGEKS from the coding sequence ATGTCAACATACTTAAAAGAAGGAAAGACCCCTTCCGATATTCAAGAAGCAGATACAAAGGTTGCTGATATTGTTCGTTCAACGATTCAAGATATCGAGGACAATGGTGATAAGGCAATTCGTAACCTTTCTGAGAAATTCGATAATTGGAGCCCGGAAAGTTTCCAATTAAGCCAAAAAGAGATTGAGGAAATTTGCGATTCTATACCGGAACAAACGGCGAAAGATATTGCATTTGCTCAGAATAATATACGTCAGTTTGCTGAACACCAAAAGAATTCCCTCAAAGATTTAGAAGTGGAAACAATGCCCGGCGTTATTCTCGGTCATAAAAACATCCCTGTAAATAGTGTAGGCTGCTATATTCCAGGAGGCCGTTATCCGATGGTTGCTTCTGCTCATATGAGTGTGTTAACTGCTAAAGTAGCAGGGGTCCAACGCGTCATCGCTTGCACACCACCAATAAATGGCGAAATTCCGGCAACAACCGTATACGCGATGCATATGGCTGGAGCCGATGAGATTTATATTCTTGGCGGCATCCAAGCAATGGCTGGGATGGCAATCGGAACAGAAAGCATTCAATCTGTCGATATGATTGTCGGACCAGGAAACGCTTTTGTAGCAGAGTCCAAACGTCAATTATACGGACGTGTCGGAATTGATTTGTTTGCCGGACCAACAGAAACACTTGTGGTTGCGGATGAAACAAGTGACCCAGAAATGATTGCCACAGATCTTTTAGGTCAGGGAGAACACGGACCAACATCACCTGGAGCACTCATTACAACTTCCAAAGCGATTGCAGAGAAAACTGTAAAAGAAATTGAGCGTCAACTGACAACCTTGCCTACCGCTGATGTTGCACGTGTTTCCTGGGAGGATTATGGACAAATTATTCTGGCTGAAGACGAACAGGAAGCATTGGCAGAAGCTGATCGCTTAGCTTTCGAACATGTGGAAATCTTAACGAAGAATCCTGATTTCTTCCTGGAAAACATGACGAACTACGGCTGTTTATTCCTTGGACCAGAAACAAATGTTGCTTATGGCGATAAAGTGATTGGAACAAATCATACACTGCCAACAAAAGGAGCCGCAAAATATACTGGCGGACTTTGGGTTGGTAAATTCCTGAAAACAGTAACTTACCAAAAAGTGACTTCTGAAGAGCAGAGCGCTTATCTTGGAGAATACGCTGCACGTCTTTGCCAACTAGAAAATTTTGCAGGACACGCGGAACAAGCATTATTACGCGTTCGTAAATATGGTGAAAAATCATAA
- the codB gene encoding cytosine permease — MSQTDKEFSLEAVPQTHRNGFWKILAVMLSLSFFSASMMSGGTLGTGLTFSHFIWVVLAGNLILGLYTGSLAYIASKTGLSTHLLARYAFGEKGSYLTSFLLASTQVCWFGVGLAMFAIPVATATGWNVYLLIGILGLLMTVSAIFGMKTLTILGFVAVPAIAIFGSYSMVDSAHEIGGMQGLFAYEPAQAISIGLALTICVGSFISAGTLTPDFARFAKSAKSAVAANIIAFFLGNSLMFLFGAIGAMAFGIADISDVMFLQGLMIPAIIVLGLNIWTTNDSALYASGLGFANITKLPKKKIVVFNGIIGTIAAMWLYNNFVGFLNVLGSALPSIGAIILADYFLVRRRKYAPFETMTFQSVNWVAIVAWAGGVAIANFVPGIPPINALIGTSVIYVIGMKLLPQEETVIAPLEERVR; from the coding sequence ATGTCACAAACAGATAAAGAGTTTTCATTAGAAGCAGTACCTCAGACGCATCGGAATGGGTTTTGGAAGATTTTAGCGGTAATGCTTTCACTCAGTTTCTTCTCAGCAAGTATGATGTCGGGAGGAACATTAGGAACGGGGTTGACGTTTTCCCATTTCATCTGGGTGGTACTGGCTGGTAACCTGATTCTTGGCCTTTACACGGGGTCACTTGCTTATATAGCTTCCAAGACAGGGTTGTCGACCCATTTATTAGCACGTTACGCATTTGGGGAGAAGGGTTCTTATTTAACATCCTTTTTACTCGCTTCTACACAAGTGTGCTGGTTTGGTGTGGGACTAGCGATGTTTGCTATTCCAGTTGCTACAGCGACAGGGTGGAATGTGTATCTGCTTATCGGTATTCTGGGGCTATTAATGACAGTTTCGGCGATTTTTGGAATGAAAACTTTAACTATATTAGGATTTGTGGCTGTACCGGCGATTGCTATCTTTGGTAGTTATTCCATGGTTGATTCAGCGCATGAAATTGGAGGAATGCAGGGGTTATTTGCTTATGAGCCGGCGCAGGCAATCAGTATAGGGTTGGCCTTAACCATTTGCGTAGGTTCCTTTATCAGTGCAGGAACGCTTACTCCGGATTTTGCGCGCTTTGCTAAGTCAGCAAAATCAGCCGTGGCGGCAAATATTATTGCTTTTTTCCTGGGGAATTCATTAATGTTTTTATTCGGCGCAATCGGCGCGATGGCTTTTGGTATCGCGGATATTTCAGATGTGATGTTTTTACAGGGATTGATGATTCCTGCTATTATAGTGTTAGGTTTAAACATTTGGACAACCAATGATAGTGCTTTATATGCTTCGGGGTTAGGATTTGCTAATATTACGAAGTTGCCTAAAAAGAAAATCGTTGTGTTCAATGGAATTATCGGGACAATTGCAGCAATGTGGCTATACAATAATTTTGTCGGATTCTTAAATGTGCTGGGATCGGCATTACCATCCATCGGCGCGATTATATTAGCAGATTATTTTCTGGTCCGCCGCAGAAAATATGCGCCTTTTGAAACCATGACGTTTCAATCTGTCAATTGGGTGGCAATTGTGGCCTGGGCAGGAGGCGTGGCGATTGCTAACTTTGTGCCAGGTATCCCGCCGATAAATGCATTAATAGGAACATCTGTTATTTATGTGATTGGAATGAAGTTGTTGCCGCAAGAAGAAACAGTCATCGCACCATTAGAAGAAAGGGTTAGGTAG
- a CDS encoding sigma factor-like helix-turn-helix DNA-binding protein, whose amino-acid sequence MCARPGINRNEEDISFHTMYRRLSYYCFFLSPNKWDGEELVQETVKKALISYGNPDSWNVTLLKKIAYHVWIDKNRSKLNESEHFLEEKLEPKSNYEEIEALVMRLLSFMTVKQLLVFLMKDVFAYRINEIAENCEMSETAVKAMLNRARKHIQNINEEEVSEAAGDNLSENTEERFVQVVVHAIKANDPFIPAIFMTNYPILLLRYQTHRPSSYAFSMAA is encoded by the coding sequence ATGTGCGCCAGGCCTGGCATAAATAGAAATGAAGAAGATATTAGCTTTCACACCATGTACCGCCGACTTTCTTATTATTGTTTTTTCTTGTCTCCAAATAAATGGGATGGAGAAGAATTAGTACAGGAAACCGTGAAGAAAGCACTGATAAGCTATGGAAATCCGGATTCTTGGAATGTAACGTTACTGAAAAAAATAGCTTATCATGTGTGGATAGATAAAAATCGAAGCAAATTAAATGAATCAGAACATTTTTTGGAAGAGAAACTGGAGCCGAAAAGTAATTATGAAGAAATAGAAGCACTGGTGATGAGGTTGCTTTCTTTCATGACGGTCAAACAACTGCTGGTATTTCTGATGAAGGATGTATTCGCATATCGGATTAATGAGATTGCAGAGAACTGTGAAATGTCTGAGACAGCAGTGAAAGCGATGCTAAACAGAGCGAGAAAACATATACAGAATATAAATGAGGAAGAAGTTTCAGAAGCTGCTGGTGACAACCTTTCTGAAAATACGGAGGAAAGGTTTGTTCAAGTGGTTGTTCATGCAATTAAAGCAAATGATCCGTTCATTCCTGCTATATTTATGACAAATTATCCGATACTGCTATTACGTTATCAGACACATCGTCCTTCTTCTTACGCTTTCTCGATGGCAGCATAG
- a CDS encoding cytosine deaminase, with amino-acid sequence MIIKNAKLRGKEGIWHIVIEDGKFSEITEELPQSEDKEIVDVNGSLVLPPFIEPHIHLDTTLTAGEPAWNQSGTLFEGIQRWSERKESLTIEDVKKRSKTALKWQIAQGIQYVRTHVDVTDPELTALKAMLEVKQEMAPYIDIQLVAFPQEGIHSYPNGKELLEEALQLGADVVGGIPHFEFTREYGVDSMRVAFDLAEKYDKLVDIHCDEIDDEQSRFVEVVAKEAYERGWGERTTASHTTAMGSYNDAYTSKLFRLLKMSQINFVSNPLVNIHLQGRFDTYPKRRGLTRVKEIQEAGMNICFGHDDIFDPWYPLGTGNMLQVLHMGIHASQLMGYEQIVNSIDLVTKNSAKTLHIEEQYGIEAGKPANFIVLSADNEYDVIRKQAVVTHSFRNGEMIAHTKPSEASILLNDTEEKVTFDR; translated from the coding sequence ATGATTATTAAAAATGCAAAGCTGAGAGGCAAAGAAGGAATTTGGCATATTGTTATAGAGGATGGTAAATTTAGCGAGATAACAGAGGAATTACCGCAGTCTGAGGATAAAGAGATTGTCGATGTAAATGGTTCACTGGTTCTTCCGCCTTTTATTGAACCGCATATCCATTTAGATACGACGTTAACAGCGGGGGAGCCTGCTTGGAATCAGAGCGGAACATTATTTGAGGGCATTCAGCGCTGGTCTGAACGCAAAGAATCACTAACGATAGAAGATGTGAAAAAGCGATCAAAAACGGCATTGAAATGGCAAATTGCCCAGGGAATTCAGTATGTTCGTACACATGTGGACGTGACAGATCCAGAGCTTACTGCTTTAAAAGCCATGTTGGAAGTGAAGCAGGAAATGGCTCCTTATATAGATATCCAGCTGGTTGCTTTTCCGCAAGAGGGGATTCACTCCTATCCAAATGGAAAAGAGCTTTTGGAAGAAGCTTTGCAATTGGGAGCAGACGTGGTTGGCGGCATCCCGCATTTTGAATTTACGAGAGAATACGGTGTCGATTCGATGCGCGTGGCGTTTGATCTTGCGGAGAAATATGATAAATTAGTAGACATTCATTGTGATGAAATCGATGATGAACAATCCCGATTTGTAGAAGTGGTCGCAAAAGAGGCTTATGAGCGCGGTTGGGGAGAACGTACAACGGCAAGTCACACGACGGCGATGGGATCATATAACGATGCGTATACATCAAAACTCTTCCGTCTGCTGAAGATGTCTCAGATCAACTTTGTATCTAATCCGCTTGTCAATATTCATCTCCAAGGCCGTTTCGATACGTATCCAAAACGCCGTGGCTTAACGCGGGTAAAAGAAATACAAGAAGCAGGAATGAATATTTGCTTTGGCCATGATGATATTTTTGATCCTTGGTATCCGCTGGGAACCGGTAATATGTTACAAGTATTGCATATGGGGATTCATGCGTCGCAATTAATGGGTTATGAGCAAATCGTCAATTCGATTGACCTGGTTACCAAAAACAGTGCTAAGACACTGCATATTGAAGAACAATATGGCATTGAAGCAGGGAAACCGGCGAATTTCATTGTTTTATCCGCAGATAATGAATACGATGTGATTCGTAAGCAGGCTGTGGTGACACACTCCTTCAGAAATGGAGAAATGATCGCTCATACGAAGCCGAGTGAGGCGTCAATTTTGTTGAATGATACAGAAGAAAAAGTAACCTTTGATCGATAA
- a CDS encoding sulfite exporter TauE/SafE family protein translates to MLTFFIVFIANLIIGILVGLSGVSGFLLPIIYVGFLGLPVYDSLALSFLAFLVAGVIGAYSYWKLKYMDFKLALYLSIGSLPGAFLGVQVNVLISETLAKLLLYLFVLFAGLSIILKKNNAEPDSEDENSKSFMLKQPVWIILLGVLTAVICALTGAGGPILVVPLLASLGVNIRTAVGVGLLNSVIIALPSIFGYFSYASIDNMQSFILFSLVGTTIGIVAGSRIANRVPVEQLKIFIAVITIISSVYMLGSLVLEH, encoded by the coding sequence ATGTTAACGTTTTTTATTGTATTTATAGCAAATTTAATTATTGGGATATTAGTGGGATTATCCGGTGTCTCCGGCTTCCTGCTGCCGATTATTTATGTCGGCTTTCTGGGATTACCTGTCTATGACTCCTTGGCACTCAGCTTTCTGGCATTTCTGGTTGCAGGTGTTATCGGTGCCTATTCGTACTGGAAACTGAAATATATGGATTTCAAATTAGCCCTTTATTTAAGCATCGGCAGTCTGCCCGGAGCCTTTCTCGGTGTGCAAGTTAACGTACTGATTTCCGAAACCCTGGCGAAGTTGCTGCTTTACTTATTTGTCCTGTTTGCCGGACTTTCGATTATACTTAAGAAAAACAATGCAGAACCCGACAGTGAGGATGAAAATAGTAAATCGTTTATGTTAAAACAACCCGTATGGATTATCTTGCTGGGTGTGCTGACCGCAGTGATTTGCGCTTTAACAGGTGCAGGCGGTCCGATTTTAGTTGTACCATTGCTGGCAAGCTTAGGTGTCAATATCCGCACTGCCGTCGGTGTCGGGCTATTAAACTCTGTTATTATTGCCCTGCCGTCTATTTTTGGGTATTTCTCATATGCAAGCATTGATAATATGCAGAGCTTTATTTTGTTTAGTTTAGTTGGGACAACGATTGGGATTGTAGCTGGGTCCCGGATTGCTAACAGGGTGCCGGTGGAACAATTGAAAATTTTCATTGCGGTTATTACGATTATTTCTTCTGTTTATATGCTTGGCAGTTTGGTGTTGGAGCATTAA
- the manA gene encoding mannose-6-phosphate isomerase, class I codes for MYNEPIFLEPVLQERIWGGNKLHTEFGYSTPYEHTGEAWVISAHPNGPSRIKNGPLEGHTLQEAWEDHEILFNRAEAAGETYPLLVKILDANQNLSVQVHPDDTYALEKEGVPYGKTECWYVLDAEPGAELVLGHHAKTREELKQAMANGEWDTLLKRVPVTAGDFVYVPSGTIHAIGAGIMILETQQSSDITYRVYDYERTDEQGNARTLHLEQAAEVTNIPHEDPKTESIQETIEDLTARKLVEESYFTVYHWDLKGDAVLERKNDFLQVSVIKGKAVIQTGNQRFSIEKGTHFIIPNTIKQFSLQGNAEMIVSHP; via the coding sequence ATGTATAACGAGCCTATTTTTTTAGAACCGGTATTGCAGGAACGGATTTGGGGAGGAAATAAGCTGCATACAGAATTTGGTTACTCGACACCTTATGAGCATACAGGAGAGGCGTGGGTAATCTCTGCGCATCCCAATGGACCAAGCAGAATCAAAAATGGGCCTTTGGAAGGGCATACACTTCAAGAAGCGTGGGAAGACCATGAAATTTTATTTAATCGGGCAGAAGCTGCAGGCGAAACGTACCCGCTTCTTGTAAAAATACTGGACGCAAATCAGAATCTCTCCGTGCAGGTGCATCCAGATGATACGTATGCACTGGAAAAGGAGGGCGTTCCTTATGGAAAGACAGAATGCTGGTATGTGCTGGATGCGGAACCAGGTGCGGAATTAGTTTTAGGCCATCACGCCAAGACGCGTGAAGAATTAAAACAAGCCATGGCAAATGGTGAATGGGATACATTATTAAAACGTGTTCCCGTCACAGCAGGAGATTTTGTTTATGTACCCAGCGGAACCATTCACGCCATTGGAGCAGGGATCATGATTTTAGAGACACAGCAGAGTTCAGATATTACGTACCGTGTTTATGATTATGAACGGACGGATGAGCAGGGAAATGCGAGAACGTTACACTTGGAGCAGGCTGCTGAAGTAACAAATATACCTCATGAAGATCCAAAAACGGAAAGCATTCAAGAAACAATAGAAGACTTGACGGCTCGCAAACTGGTCGAGGAAAGTTATTTTACAGTTTATCATTGGGACCTGAAAGGGGACGCCGTACTGGAACGAAAAAATGATTTTCTGCAGGTGAGTGTGATAAAAGGGAAGGCGGTAATTCAGACAGGTAATCAAAGATTCTCCATTGAAAAAGGAACACATTTTATTATTCCAAACACGATAAAGCAATTTTCACTGCAAGGGAATGCGGAAATGATTGTATCGCACCCTTAA
- the clpP gene encoding ATP-dependent Clp endopeptidase proteolytic subunit ClpP → MNTVPYVIEQSNRGERSYDIFSRLLKDRIIMVSDEVNDQMANSIVAQLLFLAAEDAEKDISIYVNSPGGSTSAGFAIFDTMQFIKPDVRTICTGLAASMGALLLLSGTKGKRFALPNSEIMLHQPLGGARGQATEIDISAKRIIKLREKLNQIIAEHSGQPVEKVAADTERDYFLSAEEAKEYGLIDSII, encoded by the coding sequence ATGAATACGGTACCTTATGTGATTGAACAATCCAACCGTGGAGAGCGGTCTTACGATATTTTTTCACGATTGTTAAAGGATCGAATTATTATGGTCAGTGATGAAGTAAATGACCAGATGGCTAACAGCATAGTTGCGCAACTGTTATTTTTAGCTGCGGAGGATGCAGAAAAGGACATTTCAATTTATGTCAATAGCCCTGGAGGATCGACTTCCGCAGGTTTTGCTATTTTTGACACGATGCAATTTATTAAGCCGGATGTTCGTACTATATGCACAGGTTTAGCCGCTTCCATGGGAGCATTGCTGCTGTTGTCTGGAACGAAAGGGAAGCGTTTTGCCCTTCCTAATAGTGAAATCATGCTGCATCAGCCGCTAGGAGGAGCACGCGGACAAGCAACAGAAATTGATATTTCAGCAAAGCGAATTATCAAGCTCCGGGAAAAACTTAATCAGATTATTGCGGAGCATTCCGGTCAGCCTGTTGAGAAGGTAGCGGCGGATACAGAGCGTGATTATTTTTTAAGTGCGGAAGAAGCAAAAGAATATGGGTTAATAGATTCAATTATTTAA
- a CDS encoding LacI family DNA-binding transcriptional regulator has product MEKNFVSAKDVAKLANVSQSTVSRVFTPGASVSEKVRRKVLEVAEELNYQPNALARGLINKKTNIVGLAMKDIQNPFYHEVLGMFSMKLREQGYNVLFVYTKNEEIQQEEINHFLEYNVEGIIITDALLSSKVVSKIHDNNIPITLFNRYHKDIPCNSVSSDNVRASIEIAAYFYEQGYRDIVYITGKKNTSTNKDRQKGFTEYLKEKNIEATILEGDYTYEKSYYLTKAMIENGHVPEAVFGANDITAIGSLDALREKNISVPDKTAVVGFDNIKMASWPSYMLSTWEQPIEKMVDEAIYLLLHDHKVDSPKAVKLKGQFIHRNTTKK; this is encoded by the coding sequence ATGGAGAAAAATTTCGTTTCTGCAAAAGATGTAGCTAAATTAGCAAATGTATCACAATCCACTGTTTCAAGAGTATTCACTCCGGGAGCCAGTGTTTCTGAAAAAGTAAGAAGAAAAGTATTAGAAGTGGCAGAGGAATTAAACTATCAGCCAAATGCACTTGCCAGAGGATTAATTAACAAAAAAACCAATATCGTCGGTCTGGCAATGAAGGACATTCAAAATCCATTTTATCATGAAGTACTTGGTATGTTTTCGATGAAGTTAAGAGAACAGGGATATAATGTATTATTTGTCTATACGAAAAACGAGGAAATCCAACAAGAAGAGATCAACCATTTTCTCGAATACAATGTAGAAGGAATCATTATTACGGATGCCCTCCTTTCCTCCAAAGTGGTATCGAAAATTCATGATAATAATATCCCAATAACCTTATTTAACCGTTACCATAAAGACATTCCGTGCAACTCTGTTTCCAGTGATAATGTCCGTGCTTCCATAGAAATTGCAGCTTATTTCTATGAACAGGGATATCGAGATATTGTCTACATTACAGGTAAAAAAAATACATCGACAAATAAAGATAGGCAAAAAGGATTTACAGAATACTTGAAGGAGAAAAATATAGAAGCGACCATTTTAGAAGGAGACTATACGTATGAAAAGTCATATTACCTTACCAAAGCAATGATTGAAAATGGACACGTTCCTGAAGCTGTGTTTGGCGCAAATGATATTACTGCGATTGGATCATTAGATGCATTACGCGAAAAAAATATATCTGTACCGGATAAAACAGCTGTTGTAGGTTTTGATAATATAAAAATGGCTTCCTGGCCTTCTTACATGTTATCAACTTGGGAACAGCCAATTGAAAAAATGGTGGATGAAGCTATTTATCTACTCTTACACGATCATAAAGTGGATTCACCAAAGGCTGTGAAATTAAAAGGGCAATTTATTCATCGGAATACAACGAAGAAATGA
- a CDS encoding DUF3100 domain-containing protein, translating to MEKAQQKTTIMGHLKENWRLYTIAFGIVLIAELIGTIEFSVGSALIVLYPMLFAIIISIIFGKDVLRFLKKKETKKASQLVLVAISPFMAKIGVMAGSNLPELVNVGPALVFQEFGTIGTMLFALPIALFLGLKREAIGATSSTNRDKDYGLICSKYGANSAEARGSLSIYIIGFLIGTTYLGLLASIVASFDFFHPLALAMASGVGSGVMMAAASSTLATIYPAYADQIVMLAGMSDMLSAITGIYFTLFISLPLVNKLYAWLEPRMRRQRKYKNAPAAESRVSQ from the coding sequence ATGGAAAAAGCACAGCAAAAAACCACGATTATGGGACATTTGAAAGAAAACTGGCGACTATATACGATTGCATTTGGAATTGTTCTTATCGCCGAGCTTATTGGAACCATCGAATTCAGTGTCGGTTCTGCTTTGATTGTGCTTTATCCGATGCTATTTGCTATTATCATCAGTATTATATTCGGAAAAGATGTACTCCGGTTCCTTAAAAAGAAAGAAACGAAAAAGGCTTCCCAGCTTGTTTTGGTTGCTATTTCTCCATTCATGGCAAAAATCGGTGTCATGGCAGGATCGAATCTTCCTGAACTTGTCAATGTTGGTCCGGCTCTCGTTTTTCAGGAGTTCGGAACGATTGGAACAATGTTATTTGCGCTCCCCATCGCTTTATTTCTGGGGTTAAAAAGAGAAGCCATCGGCGCAACCAGTTCTACCAACCGTGATAAAGATTATGGACTCATTTGCAGTAAGTACGGAGCAAACTCCGCGGAAGCACGGGGCTCCCTTTCGATATATATTATCGGTTTTCTCATTGGAACAACGTATCTCGGTTTATTAGCAAGTATTGTTGCATCTTTTGACTTTTTCCATCCACTGGCGCTGGCCATGGCAAGCGGTGTCGGCAGCGGCGTGATGATGGCAGCAGCTTCCAGTACCCTGGCAACCATTTATCCAGCTTACGCAGACCAAATCGTCATGCTGGCCGGAATGAGTGATATGTTATCGGCAATCACCGGAATTTACTTTACGCTGTTTATTTCGTTGCCACTAGTCAATAAATTGTATGCCTGGTTAGAGCCGAGAATGAGACGTCAAAGGAAATATAAAAATGCACCAGCAGCAGAAAGCAGGGTCTCACAATGA
- a CDS encoding amidohydrolase family protein, whose amino-acid sequence MNADLLIKHCSILTPAFEIKHGQNIVIQDQKIIAMEEDNATQIYQAKEILDGKGKLVMPGLIDAHTHTNQQLLRGRISDEYPMIWTRIMVPFESNLREEDVAISAELSCLEMLKSGTTGFIDAGGSYMHKVAEAVASSGLRGVLSCSTMDTGAAIPESMKTTMEDNIQKSKNLFDTYHGKADGRIHVWYSLRSLITCTPELIQKVYELAKADGTGMQTHMNEYPNEISYCLENFQMRPYELLESLGVLDENFLGAHSILLSEHEMELIQQYNSKVVHCPISNAGKGFTKSPGLMQKGVDIGLGTDGAAHSGLSLFDQMKVFKSLMRAFWGVPIFDPVVMPSKNILDMATLGGAKAMLQDDQFGTIEVDKKADMILIDMDQPHIAPTHQLTNTLIESANSKDVADVIVNGKILMKNREVLTLDEERIQYESKKAMDDLIIRAKI is encoded by the coding sequence ATGAATGCAGATTTACTGATAAAGCATTGTTCGATATTAACCCCTGCGTTTGAAATCAAACATGGGCAAAATATCGTTATCCAAGATCAAAAAATCATAGCGATGGAAGAAGATAACGCCACGCAAATATATCAAGCGAAAGAAATTTTAGATGGAAAAGGTAAACTTGTCATGCCCGGCCTTATTGATGCACATACCCATACGAATCAACAACTTTTGCGCGGACGAATTTCTGATGAATATCCGATGATCTGGACACGGATTATGGTTCCATTTGAAAGTAATCTGCGAGAAGAAGATGTAGCCATCAGCGCAGAATTAAGCTGCCTGGAAATGTTGAAGTCCGGAACAACCGGTTTTATTGATGCAGGCGGGAGTTATATGCATAAGGTTGCGGAAGCGGTAGCGTCTTCCGGGTTACGCGGTGTACTGTCTTGTTCTACAATGGATACTGGTGCAGCTATCCCCGAATCCATGAAAACAACTATGGAAGATAATATTCAAAAAAGCAAAAATCTGTTTGATACCTATCACGGCAAGGCGGACGGACGTATCCACGTCTGGTATTCCTTACGTTCGCTTATTACATGTACACCTGAATTGATTCAGAAAGTTTATGAATTGGCAAAGGCAGACGGAACAGGCATGCAGACACATATGAATGAATATCCGAATGAAATCAGCTACTGCCTGGAAAATTTCCAAATGCGTCCATATGAACTTTTAGAATCCTTAGGCGTACTGGATGAAAATTTCTTAGGTGCTCACAGTATTCTCCTATCCGAACATGAAATGGAGCTTATCCAACAATATAATAGTAAGGTTGTTCATTGCCCGATCAGTAATGCTGGAAAAGGGTTTACCAAATCTCCCGGTCTGATGCAAAAAGGCGTCGATATCGGTTTAGGGACAGATGGTGCCGCGCATTCCGGTTTGAGCTTATTCGATCAAATGAAAGTTTTCAAATCGTTGATGCGTGCTTTCTGGGGCGTTCCTATCTTTGATCCGGTCGTCATGCCGTCCAAGAATATTTTGGATATGGCGACACTTGGCGGTGCAAAAGCTATGTTACAGGATGATCAGTTTGGCACCATAGAGGTTGATAAAAAAGCGGATATGATTTTAATCGATATGGATCAGCCGCATATTGCACCGACACATCAGCTGACAAATACATTAATTGAATCTGCGAATAGCAAGGATGTGGCAGATGTGATTGTGAATGGAAAAATATTAATGAAAAACAGAGAAGTGCTGACACTGGACGAAGAACGCATTCAATATGAAAGTAAAAAGGCTATGGACGACTTGATTATTCGTGCTAAAATTTAA